A genomic window from Paenibacillus sp. FSL K6-0276 includes:
- a CDS encoding histidine kinase, translating to MFRHRDKGITKHFIGTFVLIIIVPFILFITIFYKYYSTSLIQRSVDQVVQQLDLASNNMNSELKRASLTIATIAIVNDHMILDAVSAWSRSSTSVEKIRISREIDAYLNIISNYSNEIVSVIFTFKDGGYYYFKNPPTISDSSIRNLPWYQETLRSSNGTTVIVDSLNGITSDKQDMFTFLLHPDQSLESEVEMVYLTTHASLPEFIHSNPKIKQFIIDRNGNRIVNQNNHDKIDPGIMMELSKMVQKPSHDNDDDYSFIKINGENKLLKLYSFEKTDWSIVNILDESMVTRDADQFLKISLIFMFGIFAFFIFFLLWFFQDLLRPLQNLIRAMKKVERGDFLMEVKADGRGEIKRLGHSFNRMVSQIRDLMQERDLKERARSQAEIEALQSQINPHFLSNTLNSVRLMAMIAKTDNIRKIIESLSALLTHVFREPNSLAPIGQEIKVLESYVHIMQVRYGGNLNIQFHIDDTLLSYSMPKMLLQPILENAIFHGLDQQNMNELIEVKAIRHELGVCFSITDYGKGMTDEQISELLNQGDKYQRGNFSGLGVHNVLQRIELNYGHPYGVEIDSKLDRGTIVTILLPLI from the coding sequence ATGTTCAGACATAGAGATAAAGGGATTACTAAGCATTTTATCGGAACTTTTGTGTTGATTATCATTGTTCCATTTATCTTATTTATCACAATATTTTATAAATATTATTCAACATCATTAATTCAAAGGTCAGTTGATCAAGTTGTTCAGCAATTGGATCTAGCATCTAACAATATGAACTCTGAGCTGAAACGAGCCTCACTTACAATTGCTACAATCGCTATTGTGAATGACCACATGATATTAGATGCAGTCTCAGCGTGGAGCAGAAGCTCGACTTCAGTAGAAAAAATTCGGATTTCGCGTGAGATCGATGCATACTTAAATATTATCTCGAATTATAGCAATGAGATCGTCAGTGTTATTTTTACTTTTAAGGATGGAGGCTATTATTATTTCAAGAACCCTCCAACGATTTCCGATTCTTCAATTCGCAATCTGCCATGGTATCAAGAGACGCTGAGGAGCAGCAATGGAACAACAGTCATTGTTGATAGCCTGAACGGTATTACTTCAGATAAACAGGACATGTTTACCTTTTTGCTTCATCCAGATCAATCTTTGGAATCAGAGGTTGAGATGGTTTATTTGACGACTCACGCCTCTCTTCCAGAGTTCATTCATTCTAATCCTAAAATTAAACAATTCATTATTGATCGAAACGGTAATCGAATTGTGAATCAGAACAATCATGATAAGATAGATCCTGGAATCATGATGGAGCTGTCCAAGATGGTACAGAAGCCATCTCACGATAATGATGATGATTACTCCTTTATTAAGATAAATGGAGAGAATAAGCTTCTTAAGCTGTATTCGTTCGAGAAGACAGATTGGAGTATCGTCAATATTTTAGATGAGAGCATGGTTACGAGGGATGCTGATCAATTCTTAAAGATATCCCTCATTTTTATGTTTGGTATTTTCGCTTTTTTTATATTTTTCCTACTTTGGTTTTTCCAAGACCTGCTTAGGCCGCTGCAGAATCTCATTCGAGCGATGAAAAAGGTTGAGAGAGGTGATTTTCTGATGGAGGTCAAGGCAGACGGAAGAGGCGAGATTAAGCGGCTGGGCCATTCCTTTAATCGCATGGTTTCTCAGATCAGAGATCTTATGCAAGAACGGGATTTGAAGGAACGAGCGCGCAGCCAGGCTGAAATCGAAGCTCTACAGTCACAAATTAATCCACACTTCTTATCGAATACATTGAATTCTGTTCGACTTATGGCGATGATCGCAAAAACAGACAATATTCGTAAAATTATTGAGAGCCTATCTGCCCTTCTGACTCATGTATTTCGTGAACCAAACTCGCTAGCCCCGATCGGTCAGGAGATCAAAGTACTAGAGTCATACGTTCATATTATGCAGGTTCGTTATGGAGGCAATCTGAATATCCAGTTTCATATTGATGATACGCTTTTGAGTTACAGCATGCCCAAAATGCTACTTCAACCGATTCTTGAGAATGCCATTTTTCATGGATTGGATCAACAAAATATGAACGAACTTATTGAGGTGAAGGCGATTCGGCATGAGCTTGGAGTATGCTTTTCCATCACGGATTATGGTAAAGGAATGACAGACGAACAAATTAGTGAATTGCTGAATCAGGGGGATAAATATCAGCGTGGGAATTTTAGCGGGTTAGGTGTACATAATGTGTTACAACGAATTGAGCTTAATTATGGTCATCCGTACGGTGTGGAAATTGATAGCAAGTTAGATAGAGGTACCATCGTTACTATACTGCTTCCATTGATATGA
- a CDS encoding response regulator: MNVMIVEDETIMRLALSTLIDWESNGFRIVYEASNGYQALQYIKENREIDIVITDLKMPVMDGLELIDELNQFIGTSPHVVILSAYDDFEFVRKAFKRGVNDYILKSEMDPNVVLNLLNRIKHDFEVEQTMSRQSREIRNGEQVRLKQQTIREWLEIGVSPQSEPSILEDLNMRLEWNSITVSLIRVEGSAEVQERYGSSIGEFVSSVVKSIDQVLTEVGTGEVISCNPYEYVVVLSFRTSSLMYVRQRISQIMNQIIFVLKEYINIQVTIGVSELCEEIKQIPAFYLQARKNADLRFVINKHRIIYPEDARHFLNQSGETLIGKEKALLDALKEGKEQSVLQELDKMFTLIKRSASMGNEVLRTRYMELLMILVKFMHDNGFVNNQEMNKIEDVYRMAWQIDSAAQLQARISSLVQQLLQEMDKKAGQMNRVVAVAQAFIMEHYDEDITLRKVSEMVHLSESHFSTLFSKAVGETFKEFVTKVRMEKAMESMKKEPYLKIYEIAERTGYASTEHFSRVFKKVTGVSPNQFMKTVSK; encoded by the coding sequence ATGAATGTAATGATCGTAGAAGACGAGACTATTATGAGATTGGCATTATCTACGCTGATTGACTGGGAATCGAACGGATTTCGGATTGTTTATGAAGCGAGTAATGGTTATCAAGCCCTTCAGTATATCAAGGAAAATCGAGAGATTGACATTGTGATTACGGATTTGAAGATGCCTGTGATGGATGGTTTAGAGCTTATTGATGAGCTTAATCAGTTTATTGGGACTTCTCCACATGTTGTCATTTTAAGTGCGTATGATGATTTTGAATTTGTAAGGAAGGCATTTAAGAGGGGAGTCAATGACTACATTCTTAAATCGGAGATGGATCCGAATGTTGTACTGAATCTCTTGAATCGGATCAAGCACGACTTTGAAGTTGAACAGACCATGTCAAGACAATCGAGAGAAATCCGTAATGGCGAACAGGTACGATTGAAACAGCAAACCATCCGGGAATGGCTTGAAATTGGCGTGAGTCCTCAGTCGGAACCTTCTATTCTGGAGGATTTGAACATGAGGTTGGAATGGAACAGCATTACAGTTTCCTTGATTCGAGTAGAGGGCTCTGCTGAGGTGCAGGAGCGGTATGGATCGTCCATTGGGGAGTTTGTAAGTTCCGTTGTAAAGTCTATTGATCAGGTGCTAACAGAGGTAGGAACAGGTGAAGTTATTAGTTGTAATCCGTATGAGTACGTGGTGGTCTTATCGTTTCGAACGAGTAGTTTAATGTATGTGCGACAGCGTATTTCGCAGATCATGAATCAAATCATATTTGTACTGAAGGAATACATCAATATTCAAGTCACGATAGGCGTAAGTGAGCTGTGTGAAGAGATAAAGCAAATCCCGGCGTTTTATCTTCAAGCTCGAAAAAATGCCGATTTGCGCTTTGTTATTAATAAGCATCGAATCATTTATCCTGAGGATGCTAGACATTTCTTGAACCAGTCGGGAGAGACCTTGATCGGGAAAGAGAAAGCCTTGCTGGATGCATTGAAGGAGGGGAAAGAGCAATCGGTGCTGCAAGAACTAGACAAAATGTTCACACTGATAAAGCGTTCTGCCTCCATGGGAAATGAGGTACTGCGTACCCGATATATGGAACTCTTAATGATATTAGTGAAGTTCATGCATGATAACGGTTTCGTAAATAACCAGGAAATGAATAAGATCGAGGACGTATATCGAATGGCTTGGCAGATTGACTCCGCCGCTCAATTGCAAGCCAGGATTTCTAGCTTGGTTCAGCAGCTTCTTCAAGAGATGGATAAGAAGGCGGGGCAAATGAATCGGGTTGTAGCCGTTGCCCAAGCTTTTATTATGGAGCATTATGATGAAGATATTACACTTCGGAAAGTAAGCGAAATGGTGCATTTAAGTGAAAGTCATTTCAGTACATTGTTCTCCAAGGCGGTAGGTGAGACTTTTAAAGAATTTGTAACAAAAGTACGCATGGAAAAGGCAATGGAAAGTATGAAGAAGGAGCCTTATCTAAAGATATATGAGATTGCAGAGCGTACAGGATATGCTAGTACGGAGCACTTTAGCAGGGTTTTTAAGAAGGTGACTGGCGTGAGTCCAAATCAGTTTATGAAAACGGTTTCTAAGTAA
- a CDS encoding S-layer homology domain-containing protein, with translation MKRTTLWLLIFSLILGMEFSSTAVYAGSDRTIQNTNGRTVLNLNSDWGFYRGDLAGSEAIDFDDQAFANITIPHTMRLEKKHANGGRAVYQGIGWYRRYFTVDEMYRGNTINIDFEGVMTDSEIYLNGEKIYSRNGGYVGFSVDITDKVKFSETNVLAVKVSSYDSPDTPPGKPVANLDFHYFGGIYRDVTMRITNDLHISDALQADKTASGGVFVTYPEVSKTSTKVNVKTHVVNKNNTSADTKVVSKIVDKEGNIVAQGEADAVSVPTGGDHQFNQGLTITSPNLWHPDTPYLYSLVSEVYNGSTLVDYVITKIGIRTIEYKADGFYLNGERLYLRGANRHQAYQNIGDAAPNSMQYRDAMQIKENGFNAVRATHYPNDPAFLDAADELGLLVIECQPGWQNFTKTQKFYDLTLRDTREMIRRDRNRPSVILWETSLNETGYSAAWAKEVTAIAHAEYPGNQMYTAADHGLQGSFYDVNYKVVDTNWDADPNKWTDFDPNKPFFTREWGDFEESSKALRKEGEDAMMTQILTRQRYLNGDGYSDWGGLDANDRIGGYFLWSWNDYARGSTTKTLGSGTVDIDRYEKYDYYWLQSMQSARNPVYGPMVFIASTYSPTSSLNINVFSNCDSVKLYQNDVLVREMTREEALKSVPNIAKKGGSPIFTFTLDKFAAGELRAEAILDGKVVKTHTVRTPGQAAGIEIEVRDRGIMPVADGSDVIPVYFKVVDANGTVVPNYEGKIKIAVTGEGELVGKNIERIGVEEQRVEGGIGFAFVRTADVSGSIKILATAEGLNARSKTVSTIPYKGQFVPDGQHTPWVGGVDKLETTEQTYKNIAIGKPVTSSSEQSGNFAKNAVDDDEGTRWCANGASLPQWIQVDLQKSSAIAGFQVIWETSTNVYKYDIEVSEDGTNWRKVIDNTLNTTPNGHEETKLVETKGRYVRLSIVDRITNGDWASLYEFKIIPLENEEPGDRITDAKIESITSSSESEADRGTGKLRDGVTTIGTGWLAKELTLPQSVTVKFNKPQSVIGSRIFWEKDSNWYTYDLEVSTDGHTWQKALDNRYVGGQHFTPETFAKPYDNINYVRVTIKDIIAGGGFRIGMAELILYGQDYTETEPKNFDYASDLEWASAHSDFKAVLKDEPQYGGSNFDLNTAAGVKTFTKGLSSDTNSEVVYHVDGRGYTRFQSYAGIDKKAPKMGGEAIFKIFKDDELIYTSPVKMRDDNCEFIDLDITGAKQIKLVAEWNNNPVNPESRYNTHVDWADARFVYGVTVTELKAAIAAAQVKVDQAVVGDQPGQYPQIAVEVLKAAIVAAQDVVDTATTQAEVTSAIEALQAAVNGFDDAKIPGEEPAEVDTTELKSVIAAAQVKVDQAVVGDQPGQYPQKVVDALKEAIAAAQGVVEKATTQAEVTSAIEVLQAAVKTFDDAKISGVEPSVDKTAPTWTEDKALKTSNVGRTSLALSWTVATDDTGVTSYKVYKNGSELVTLAGNITSYTVSGLSSNTTYTFKVEAGDEAGKWSVNGPSVSVTTDPSSSGGGWTPTPDPKPTPDPKPTPKPEDGNKPAEPKDPVKPTKPEPPKVKLTDLVDHWAKASIEKSIELGFVTGYEDGTFLPNRTVTRGEFAAMLARALKLGSNDKEFRFNDKEGTPAWARPFIQAIAEAGFISGYEDGTFRAGHEITRSEFVVIIVRVLGLKIDSNAQLTFKDAEQVSAWARPYVAAAVEAGLIKGNGDGKFHPNGSTTRAEAITLILGMLNHLK, from the coding sequence ATGAAGAGAACAACTTTATGGCTATTAATTTTCTCATTGATATTAGGAATGGAATTCTCAAGTACAGCTGTTTATGCAGGGAGCGATCGTACTATTCAGAATACAAATGGTAGAACCGTATTGAATTTAAATAGCGACTGGGGATTCTACAGAGGTGATTTAGCTGGTTCAGAGGCTATTGACTTTGATGATCAGGCATTTGCCAATATAACCATTCCGCACACCATGAGACTGGAGAAGAAACATGCGAATGGTGGGCGAGCCGTATATCAAGGAATAGGTTGGTACAGACGTTATTTTACGGTTGACGAGATGTACAGAGGAAATACAATCAATATTGACTTTGAAGGTGTCATGACCGACAGTGAAATCTATTTGAATGGAGAAAAAATTTATTCCCGTAATGGTGGTTATGTTGGATTTTCTGTAGATATTACAGATAAAGTTAAGTTTAGTGAAACCAATGTTCTAGCCGTAAAGGTATCTAGCTATGATAGTCCAGATACACCGCCAGGAAAGCCAGTTGCCAATCTCGATTTCCATTACTTCGGTGGTATTTACAGAGATGTAACCATGAGAATTACAAATGATTTACATATTTCGGATGCATTACAGGCTGATAAAACAGCTAGCGGTGGAGTTTTTGTGACTTATCCTGAAGTAAGCAAAACTTCTACCAAGGTGAATGTAAAAACCCATGTCGTAAACAAGAATAATACTTCAGCAGATACGAAGGTTGTAAGCAAGATTGTGGACAAGGAAGGAAATATCGTTGCTCAGGGTGAAGCTGATGCTGTAAGCGTACCAACAGGTGGAGATCATCAGTTTAATCAGGGATTAACGATAACCAGTCCAAATTTATGGCATCCAGATACACCTTATCTGTATTCTTTAGTCAGTGAAGTATATAATGGGTCAACTCTAGTAGATTATGTAATAACAAAGATAGGGATCAGAACAATAGAGTACAAGGCAGATGGTTTCTATCTCAATGGGGAAAGATTATATTTACGCGGAGCCAACCGTCATCAGGCCTATCAGAATATCGGAGATGCAGCTCCTAACTCGATGCAGTATCGTGATGCTATGCAAATCAAGGAAAATGGCTTTAATGCGGTTCGTGCCACTCATTATCCCAATGATCCGGCCTTTTTAGATGCAGCTGATGAATTAGGATTATTAGTTATTGAATGTCAGCCCGGCTGGCAGAACTTCACGAAAACTCAAAAGTTCTATGATCTAACATTAAGAGATACACGGGAAATGATCAGACGTGACAGAAACAGACCATCCGTAATCCTATGGGAAACTTCACTAAATGAGACGGGCTATTCAGCAGCATGGGCAAAAGAGGTTACTGCGATTGCTCATGCAGAATATCCTGGCAACCAGATGTATACAGCGGCTGACCATGGACTTCAGGGATCTTTCTATGATGTGAACTACAAAGTCGTCGATACGAATTGGGATGCTGACCCTAACAAATGGACTGATTTTGATCCCAACAAGCCATTTTTTACTCGCGAATGGGGTGATTTTGAAGAATCCAGCAAGGCGCTGAGAAAAGAAGGCGAAGACGCAATGATGACTCAGATTTTGACGCGTCAGAGATATTTAAATGGAGATGGTTACTCGGACTGGGGTGGCCTCGATGCGAATGACAGAATAGGCGGATATTTCTTATGGAGCTGGAATGACTACGCGCGTGGATCAACAACCAAGACATTAGGAAGTGGAACAGTCGATATTGATAGATACGAAAAATATGATTACTACTGGTTACAGTCCATGCAATCGGCTAGAAATCCTGTTTATGGACCAATGGTGTTCATAGCAAGCACATATTCTCCAACCTCAAGCCTAAATATTAACGTATTCAGTAACTGCGACAGTGTGAAGCTATATCAGAATGATGTATTGGTACGTGAAATGACAAGGGAAGAAGCTCTGAAATCTGTTCCGAACATCGCTAAAAAAGGTGGCAGCCCCATCTTTACATTTACATTAGATAAGTTTGCGGCTGGAGAGCTTAGAGCAGAAGCGATTTTAGATGGGAAAGTTGTGAAAACGCATACAGTTAGAACACCAGGTCAAGCTGCTGGAATAGAAATTGAAGTACGTGACAGAGGAATCATGCCCGTAGCAGATGGTTCAGATGTAATCCCTGTATACTTCAAAGTCGTTGATGCAAATGGAACGGTAGTACCCAACTACGAGGGTAAGATTAAAATTGCTGTAACAGGTGAAGGTGAACTCGTCGGCAAAAATATTGAACGAATAGGTGTCGAAGAACAGAGGGTTGAAGGCGGTATAGGTTTCGCATTTGTAAGAACTGCAGACGTCAGTGGAAGTATAAAAATTCTTGCTACAGCAGAAGGATTAAATGCGAGATCCAAAACCGTAAGTACAATACCCTATAAAGGGCAGTTTGTCCCTGACGGACAGCATACACCATGGGTTGGTGGAGTTGACAAACTAGAAACCACAGAACAGACCTATAAAAATATTGCAATTGGTAAACCTGTTACGAGTTCTTCTGAACAATCAGGTAACTTTGCAAAAAATGCAGTAGATGATGACGAAGGTACAAGATGGTGTGCAAATGGAGCATCCTTACCGCAGTGGATTCAGGTTGATTTACAGAAAAGCAGCGCAATAGCTGGTTTTCAGGTGATTTGGGAGACAAGTACAAATGTTTATAAATACGATATTGAAGTATCCGAAGACGGGACCAATTGGCGGAAAGTTATTGATAATACATTAAATACCACACCGAATGGACATGAAGAAACAAAGCTCGTAGAAACAAAAGGGAGATATGTAAGATTAAGCATTGTTGATCGTATAACCAATGGAGATTGGGCATCTTTATATGAGTTTAAGATCATACCTTTAGAAAATGAAGAACCCGGTGACAGAATTACAGATGCGAAAATCGAATCTATCACGTCATCTTCGGAAAGTGAAGCAGACAGGGGTACGGGTAAGCTTAGAGATGGCGTAACGACGATAGGAACAGGCTGGTTAGCCAAGGAATTAACGCTTCCGCAGTCCGTTACGGTAAAATTCAACAAACCGCAATCCGTTATTGGAAGCCGTATTTTCTGGGAGAAGGACAGTAACTGGTACACGTATGATTTAGAAGTTTCAACGGATGGCCACACATGGCAAAAGGCACTCGATAATCGCTATGTAGGTGGACAGCATTTCACACCAGAGACATTTGCTAAGCCGTATGACAACATCAACTATGTTCGCGTAACGATCAAGGACATCATTGCTGGCGGCGGGTTCAGAATAGGTATGGCAGAATTGATATTATATGGACAGGATTATACAGAAACAGAGCCTAAGAATTTTGACTATGCAAGTGATCTGGAATGGGCTTCAGCACACAGTGACTTTAAAGCAGTACTTAAGGATGAGCCACAGTATGGTGGTTCCAACTTTGACTTAAACACGGCAGCTGGAGTGAAGACCTTTACGAAAGGACTATCATCGGATACAAATTCAGAGGTTGTATACCATGTAGATGGACGTGGATATACAAGATTCCAATCCTATGCAGGAATTGACAAGAAAGCTCCTAAAATGGGTGGAGAAGCAATCTTTAAAATATTTAAAGATGATGAGCTAATCTATACAAGCCCTGTCAAGATGCGAGACGACAACTGTGAATTTATTGATCTTGATATCACAGGAGCCAAGCAGATTAAGCTTGTTGCTGAATGGAATAATAATCCTGTAAATCCTGAATCTAGGTATAATACGCATGTGGACTGGGCGGATGCCAGATTCGTCTATGGAGTAACTGTAACAGAACTAAAAGCGGCGATTGCAGCCGCACAAGTCAAAGTTGATCAAGCGGTCGTTGGTGATCAGCCAGGACAATATCCACAAATAGCAGTAGAGGTATTAAAAGCAGCGATTGTAGCAGCACAGGATGTTGTAGATACAGCAACAACACAAGCAGAAGTGACCTCAGCGATTGAAGCGCTTCAAGCCGCAGTAAATGGTTTCGATGATGCCAAGATTCCTGGGGAAGAACCAGCGGAAGTGGACACAACAGAACTGAAGTCGGTGATTGCAGCCGCACAAGTCAAAGTTGATCAAGCAGTCGTTGGTGATCAGCCCGGACAATATCCTCAAAAAGTAGTAGATGCATTAAAAGAAGCGATTGCAGCCGCACAAGGGGTTGTAGAGAAAGCAACAACACAAGCAGAAGTGACCTCAGCAATCGAAGTACTTCAAGCAGCGGTCAAAACATTTGATGATGCAAAGATTTCTGGGGTAGAACCATCAGTAGACAAAACTGCACCAACATGGACAGAAGATAAAGCTTTGAAGACTTCAAATGTTGGTAGAACTAGCCTTGCACTTTCATGGACAGTAGCAACGGATGATACGGGAGTAACAAGCTATAAAGTCTACAAGAACGGAAGCGAACTCGTTACATTAGCAGGTAATATCACGAGCTATACAGTTAGCGGCCTGTCATCTAACACAACGTATACCTTTAAAGTTGAAGCAGGCGATGAAGCAGGGAAATGGAGTGTGAATGGTCCGAGTGTATCTGTGACGACTGATCCTAGCTCTTCGGGTGGTGGCTGGACACCGACACCAGATCCGAAGCCTACGCCAGATCCAAAGCCTACTCCAAAACCGGAAGATGGTAATAAGCCAGCTGAGCCAAAAGATCCAGTAAAACCAACGAAGCCAGAACCACCAAAAGTAAAGCTTACGGATCTAGTGGATCATTGGGCTAAGGCTTCCATTGAAAAATCGATTGAACTTGGTTTTGTAACTGGTTATGAAGATGGAACTTTTCTCCCGAACCGCACTGTAACCCGTGGTGAGTTTGCTGCAATGTTAGCTAGAGCACTGAAATTGGGGTCTAATGATAAGGAGTTTCGTTTCAATGATAAGGAGGGAACACCAGCGTGGGCTCGGCCATTCATTCAAGCCATAGCCGAAGCTGGTTTCATTTCAGGATACGAAGATGGTACATTCCGTGCGGGTCATGAAATTACACGATCTGAATTCGTAGTCATTATTGTTCGTGTGCTTGGTCTTAAAATAGATTCTAATGCACAATTGACTTTCAAGGATGCGGAGCAGGTTTCGGCATGGGCTAGACCTTATGTTGCAGCTGCTGTGGAAGCAGGTCTGATAAAAGGGAATGGGGATGGTAAATTTCATCCCAATGGTTCAACGACTAGAGCTGAGGCCATCACATTGATTTTAGGCATGTTAAACCATCTGAAATAA